In Luteimonas viscosa, the following proteins share a genomic window:
- a CDS encoding 2OG-Fe(II) oxygenase, with amino-acid sequence MDTPADFIEVYPGALDPQACAAIVERLRASDALQPGQVGGGVYPELKRSRDLSISERGDWADVTQALNVAVYGGLIAYLRRYPQALIAPLMLQQPDGRGGLRRLSAEDIAALDDRALGQLARTCLRPGAINLQWYRAGEGGYPYWHCELYPRAPDGETLHRHLLWTIYLNDGFAAGETEFLFQQRRVAPRSGDLLIAPTAFTHTHRGNRPEGGDKFIATSWILFQRAEALYGGNPTNPA; translated from the coding sequence CGCCGCGATCGTGGAGAGGCTGCGCGCGAGCGATGCGCTGCAGCCCGGCCAGGTCGGCGGTGGCGTGTATCCCGAGCTCAAGCGCAGCCGCGATCTTTCGATCAGCGAGCGCGGCGACTGGGCGGATGTGACGCAGGCGCTCAACGTCGCCGTCTATGGCGGCCTGATCGCCTACCTGCGCAGGTATCCGCAGGCGCTGATCGCGCCGCTGATGCTGCAGCAGCCCGATGGCCGGGGCGGGCTGCGGCGGCTGTCGGCCGAAGACATCGCCGCGCTCGACGACCGTGCGCTGGGCCAGCTCGCGCGCACCTGCCTGCGGCCAGGCGCGATCAACCTGCAGTGGTATCGCGCCGGCGAAGGCGGTTATCCCTACTGGCACTGCGAGCTGTATCCGCGCGCGCCCGATGGCGAGACCCTGCACCGCCACCTGCTGTGGACGATCTACCTCAACGACGGCTTCGCCGCGGGCGAGACCGAGTTCCTGTTCCAGCAGCGCAGGGTCGCCCCGCGCAGCGGCGACCTGCTGATCGCACCCACTGCATTCACCCATACGCATCGGGGCAACCGCCCCGAGGGCGGCGACAAGTTCATCGCCACCAGCTGGATCCTGTTCCAGCGTGCGGAGGCGCTGTACGGCGGCAATCCGACGAATCCCGCGTAG
- a CDS encoding response regulator, giving the protein MSQSDILLIEDNPDDAELTRIAFAQASIGHQLVVVRDGAEALDYLFARGPHAGRDPLQLPAIVLLDLNLPKLDGREVLQAIRGDARTRSLPVVVLTTSDEPFDVEATYALGVNRYIRKPVNFEQFVDVVKQIGLYWLVLNQPRVTG; this is encoded by the coding sequence ATGAGCCAGAGCGACATCCTGCTGATCGAGGACAATCCGGACGATGCCGAGCTGACCCGCATCGCGTTCGCGCAGGCCAGCATCGGCCACCAGCTGGTGGTGGTGCGCGATGGCGCCGAAGCGCTCGACTACCTGTTCGCGCGCGGGCCTCACGCCGGGCGCGATCCGCTGCAGCTGCCGGCGATCGTGCTGCTCGACCTCAACCTGCCCAAGCTCGACGGGCGCGAGGTGCTGCAGGCGATCCGCGGCGACGCGCGTACCCGCTCGCTGCCGGTGGTGGTGCTGACCACCAGCGACGAACCCTTCGACGTCGAGGCGACCTACGCGCTCGGCGTGAACAGGTACATCCGCAAGCCGGTCAACTTCGAACAGTTCGTCGACGTGGTCAAGCAGATCGGGCTGTACTGGCTGGTGCTCAACCAGCCGCGCGTCACCGGCTGA
- a CDS encoding sensor histidine kinase, protein MALLSPEGEWLAANAALCRLLDRPAHELVGTRAHEHLFDPRTRQDIADWLARPAVASRAREVEGEGDWRVSLEPLAGDGADPAAILLQCEVVGEALHRHQDTARMQDHLAHGISHDLRAPLRSIAGFAAKLDESGAVGDAGRTDLARIRAATVRAERLVDALLQLLRAARQPLREDEVDVSLLCEWVFSELRDEQPGRMADIEVPPALFAHGDEHALKTLLRQVLENAWKFSAGRERVDIKVEGAVEDDRLRLAIHDRGCGFDMRYADKLFLPFQRLHGAEQGAGHGLGLAIAQQVAQRHGGRMWARSQPDEGSSFFIELPAASGRGQDPMP, encoded by the coding sequence ATGGCACTGCTGTCGCCCGAGGGAGAGTGGCTCGCGGCGAACGCCGCGCTGTGCCGGCTGCTGGACCGGCCGGCGCACGAACTGGTCGGCACGCGTGCGCACGAGCACCTGTTCGACCCGCGTACGCGCCAGGACATCGCCGACTGGCTGGCACGACCCGCCGTCGCGTCCCGTGCCCGCGAGGTGGAAGGGGAGGGCGACTGGCGCGTCAGCCTCGAGCCGCTGGCCGGCGACGGGGCGGATCCGGCTGCGATCCTGCTGCAGTGCGAGGTGGTCGGCGAGGCCCTGCACCGGCACCAGGACACCGCGCGAATGCAGGATCATCTTGCCCACGGCATCTCCCACGATCTGCGCGCGCCGCTCCGCAGCATCGCCGGATTCGCGGCGAAGCTCGACGAATCCGGCGCCGTCGGCGATGCCGGCAGGACCGACCTTGCGCGCATACGCGCCGCCACGGTGCGCGCCGAGCGACTGGTCGACGCATTGCTGCAACTGCTGCGCGCGGCGCGGCAGCCGCTGCGCGAGGACGAGGTCGACGTCAGCCTGCTGTGCGAATGGGTCTTCTCCGAACTGCGCGACGAGCAGCCCGGGCGGATGGCGGACATCGAGGTTCCGCCGGCGCTGTTCGCCCACGGCGACGAACACGCGCTCAAGACCCTGCTCCGGCAGGTGCTGGAGAATGCCTGGAAGTTCTCCGCCGGACGCGAACGGGTGGACATCAAGGTGGAGGGCGCCGTCGAGGACGACCGCCTGCGCCTGGCGATCCACGACCGCGGCTGCGGTTTCGACATGCGTTATGCTGACAAATTGTTCCTCCCGTTCCAGCGTCTCCACGGCGCGGAGCAGGGCGCCGGCCATGGACTCGGCCTCGCGATCGCACAGCAGGTGGCGCAGCGCCACGGCGGTCGCATGTGGGCGCGCTCGCAACCGGACGAAGGGAGCAGCTTCTTCATCGAATTGCCGGCAGCCTCCGGGCGCGGCCAGGACCCGATGCCATGA
- a CDS encoding PA0069 family radical SAM protein translates to MPTKARAPVTAPLKGRGAASYVPGRYEVATTHAEDDGWDSLQARDDTDPEPHPDTRVHEERARGIVSRNDSPDIGFGQSVNPYRGCEHGCVYCFARPSHAYLNLSPGLDFETRLFAKTNAAERLRAEFSRKGYRCAPIALGINTDAYQPIERRYRITRSLIEVMAECRHPFSLITKNALVTRDLDLLAPLAQQRLATVYFSVTTLDNRLSSKMEPRASAPHARLRAMRALAEAGVPVGVMVAPVIPMINDSELEAILEAAREAGAGAAGYVLLRLPHELKDIWREWLQLHHPERARHVMSLVRQMRGGRDYDSAFGKRMRGEGPFADLVAARFERVRRKLGFGRLPPLDATRFRAPGAEGAGPQGELF, encoded by the coding sequence ATGCCGACGAAAGCGCGGGCACCGGTCACCGCGCCGCTGAAGGGGCGCGGCGCCGCCTCGTACGTCCCGGGCCGCTACGAGGTCGCCACCACCCACGCCGAGGACGACGGCTGGGATTCGCTGCAGGCGCGCGACGACACCGATCCCGAACCGCACCCCGACACCCGCGTGCACGAGGAGCGCGCGCGCGGCATCGTCAGCCGCAACGACTCGCCCGACATCGGCTTCGGCCAGTCGGTCAATCCCTACCGGGGCTGCGAGCACGGCTGCGTGTACTGCTTCGCGCGGCCCTCGCACGCCTATCTCAACCTGTCGCCGGGGCTGGATTTCGAGACCCGGCTGTTCGCCAAGACCAATGCCGCCGAGCGGCTGCGCGCCGAGTTCTCGCGCAAGGGCTATCGCTGCGCGCCGATCGCGCTGGGCATCAACACCGATGCCTACCAGCCGATCGAACGGCGCTACCGGATCACGCGTTCGCTGATCGAGGTGATGGCGGAGTGCCGCCATCCCTTCAGCCTGATCACCAAGAACGCGTTGGTCACCCGCGATCTCGACCTGCTGGCGCCGCTGGCGCAGCAGCGCCTGGCGACCGTGTACTTCTCGGTGACCACGCTCGACAACCGGCTGTCGTCGAAGATGGAGCCCAGGGCCTCGGCGCCGCATGCACGGCTCAGGGCGATGCGCGCCCTGGCCGAGGCCGGGGTGCCGGTGGGGGTGATGGTGGCGCCGGTGATCCCGATGATCAACGACAGCGAACTCGAGGCTATCCTGGAGGCCGCGCGCGAGGCCGGGGCGGGCGCCGCGGGGTACGTGCTGCTGCGGCTGCCGCACGAGCTCAAGGACATCTGGCGCGAGTGGTTGCAGTTGCACCACCCCGAACGCGCACGGCACGTGATGAGCCTGGTGCGGCAGATGCGTGGCGGGCGCGACTACGACAGTGCCTTCGGCAAGCGCATGCGCGGCGAGGGACCGTTCGCCGACCTGGTGGCCGCGCGCTTCGAACGGGTGCGGCGCAAGCTCGGCTTCGGCCGGCTGCCACCGCTCGATGCGACCCGGTTCCGCGCACCCGGTGCAGAGGGCGCGGGCCCGCAGGGCGAGCTGTTCTGA
- the cls gene encoding cardiolipin synthase, whose translation MFDLLGRGWDALAGVPYLRLYLSLGWALYLVLLGGWIVLQKREPVATLSWLLGLALLPYIGLLVYHVFGPQRIRRQRLRRARVRGDLPPQAFAEDDEVAELARMARATSELPMTTASDVRLLVDGAAKYAALLADIRSARAHVHLEYYIWDPDRSGGALRDALVERARAGVRVRLLLDALGSARAQRFFGELVAAGGELAWFHPTRFGRVWQRPWTNLRTHRKIVVIDGRIGYTGGMNVSDDQDETLGDSAYRDLHLRLEGNVVRELQQVFAEDWAYATGQRDFIGEVARQTPAMPRGAVRAQVITSGPDSSWEAIHRAHVGAIHAAKHRVWLTTPYFVPGEAAMMSLTSAALAGLDVRLLVPRMSDSRLVTLAARSYFGPLLVAGVKVYEYGPRMLHTKSLLVDDTLALIGSANFDHRSFRLNFEVSVLFDDAGIAGALARLVEGELAHAPRVRQGRHRGLLTARLPEALARLMSPLL comes from the coding sequence ATATTCGATCTGCTCGGGCGGGGCTGGGACGCGCTCGCCGGGGTGCCCTACCTGCGGCTGTACCTGAGCCTGGGCTGGGCGCTGTACCTGGTGCTGCTCGGCGGCTGGATCGTGCTGCAGAAGCGCGAACCGGTGGCCACGCTCAGCTGGCTGCTGGGCCTGGCGCTGCTGCCCTATATCGGCCTGCTGGTCTACCACGTGTTCGGGCCGCAGAGGATCCGCCGCCAGCGGCTGCGCCGCGCGCGCGTGCGCGGCGACCTGCCGCCGCAGGCCTTCGCCGAGGACGACGAGGTCGCCGAGCTGGCGCGCATGGCGCGCGCGACCAGCGAGCTGCCGATGACCACCGCCAGCGACGTACGCCTGCTTGTGGATGGCGCCGCGAAGTACGCGGCGCTGCTGGCTGACATCCGCAGTGCCCGCGCCCACGTGCACCTGGAGTACTACATCTGGGATCCCGACCGCAGCGGCGGCGCGCTGCGCGATGCGCTGGTCGAGCGCGCGCGCGCGGGCGTGCGCGTACGGCTGCTGCTCGACGCGCTCGGGTCGGCGCGGGCGCAGCGGTTCTTCGGCGAACTGGTCGCGGCCGGCGGCGAGCTGGCGTGGTTCCACCCCACCCGCTTCGGCCGCGTCTGGCAACGGCCGTGGACCAACCTGCGCACCCACCGCAAGATCGTGGTGATCGACGGCCGCATCGGCTACACCGGCGGCATGAACGTCAGCGACGACCAGGACGAGACGCTCGGCGACAGCGCCTACCGCGACCTGCACCTGCGCCTGGAGGGCAACGTGGTGCGCGAACTGCAACAGGTGTTCGCCGAGGACTGGGCCTACGCCACCGGCCAGCGCGACTTCATCGGCGAGGTGGCCAGGCAGACGCCGGCGATGCCGCGCGGCGCCGTCCGCGCGCAGGTGATCACGTCCGGGCCGGACTCTTCCTGGGAGGCGATCCACCGCGCCCACGTCGGCGCGATCCACGCGGCGAAGCACCGCGTCTGGCTGACCACGCCCTACTTCGTCCCGGGCGAGGCGGCGATGATGTCGCTGACCTCGGCCGCGCTGGCCGGGCTCGACGTGCGCCTGCTTGTGCCGCGCATGAGCGATTCGCGCCTGGTGACGCTGGCCGCGCGCTCCTACTTCGGCCCGCTGCTGGTGGCGGGCGTGAAGGTATACGAGTACGGGCCGCGGATGCTGCACACCAAGTCGCTGCTGGTCGACGACACCCTGGCGCTGATCGGCAGCGCCAATTTCGACCATCGCAGCTTCCGGCTCAACTTCGAAGTCTCGGTGCTGTTCGACGATGCCGGGATCGCGGGCGCGCTGGCGCGGCTGGTCGAGGGCGAGCTGGCGCATGCGCCGCGGGTGCGCCAGGGCCGTCATCGCGGGCTGCTCACCGCGCGCCTGCCCGAGGCGCTGGCGCGCCTGATGTCGCCGCTGCTGTAA